In Lachnospiraceae bacterium, one DNA window encodes the following:
- the aroF gene encoding 3-deoxy-7-phosphoheptulonate synthase gives MIIIMKPQASKEDVQKVTSLIESKGLQVHLSEGSQVTIVGVVGDKTKLAGSNIEMSEGVDKVVAVTESYKLVNKKFHPDDSVIPVGNTHIGPGTMTVMAGPCAIESKEQLLSTAFAVKKAGATFLRGGAYKPRTSPYSFQGLEEEGLKYMKEAREATGLNVICEVTSAHAIKAAVKYVDMLQIGARNMQNFELLKEAGKSGMPVLLKRGLCATIDEWLNAAEYIISEGNPNIVLCERGIRTYETSTRNTLDISAVPVIRQKSHLPVIVDPSHATGVRAYVEPLAKAAVAVGADGLMIEVHPDPSKALSDGPQSLTFDAFDKLMADLKPYVDLAGRTFEAR, from the coding sequence ATGATCATTATCATGAAACCACAGGCTTCCAAAGAAGACGTTCAGAAAGTAACTTCCCTCATTGAATCAAAGGGCCTTCAGGTCCACCTTTCCGAAGGCTCACAGGTCACTATTGTTGGAGTTGTAGGCGATAAGACCAAGCTTGCAGGAAGCAACATTGAAATGAGTGAGGGCGTTGACAAAGTTGTTGCTGTCACAGAGTCCTACAAACTGGTCAACAAAAAATTCCACCCTGATGACTCTGTTATTCCTGTTGGTAATACCCATATTGGGCCGGGAACCATGACTGTAATGGCAGGTCCCTGTGCAATTGAGTCAAAGGAGCAGCTGCTCTCTACTGCTTTCGCTGTAAAAAAGGCTGGTGCTACCTTCCTTCGCGGCGGTGCTTACAAACCCCGTACCTCCCCATACTCTTTCCAGGGGCTGGAAGAAGAAGGCTTAAAATATATGAAGGAAGCCAGAGAAGCGACCGGACTGAACGTGATCTGCGAAGTTACCAGTGCCCATGCCATTAAAGCTGCCGTTAAATACGTAGACATGCTTCAGATCGGTGCCAGAAATATGCAGAACTTTGAGCTGTTGAAGGAAGCCGGAAAATCAGGAATGCCTGTATTGTTAAAACGGGGCTTATGTGCTACCATAGATGAGTGGCTGAATGCTGCTGAATACATTATTTCAGAAGGAAATCCAAATATCGTTTTATGCGAACGTGGTATCCGTACCTATGAAACATCCACCAGAAATACTCTGGATATCAGTGCGGTTCCTGTGATCCGCCAGAAGAGCCATCTTCCTGTGATCGTAGATCCAAGCCATGCAACAGGCGTAAGGGCTTATGTAGAACCTCTTGCAAAAGCTGCTGTGGCAGTTGGCGCTGACGGACTGATGATCGAGGTTCATCCAGATCCGTCCAAAGCACTTTCTGATGGTCCTCAGTCTCTTACTTTTGATGCATTTGATAAATTAATGGCAGACTTAAAGCCATATGTGGATCTGGCTGGCAGAACTTTTGAAGCCAGATAA
- a CDS encoding prephenate dehydrogenase, whose translation MEKFTMNDTTIAFIGLGLIGGSLAKGIKKARPDIRIMAYMRTRSKLEQAKKDGIVDVILDGIDEQLKQCDLIFLCTPVEYNAQYLSKIRSYLKPGALITDVGSTKTDIHKEILRQGLTDCFVGGHPMAGSEKTGYENATDHLLENAYYIVTPPEGFKQNGCGYGDISLKYSENVKRIIAVAQTVGAIPLVLDYKEHDTVVAAISHLPHLVASSLVNLVKDSDSPAETMKQVAAGGFKDITRIASSSPEMWEQICMTNSEPIADMLERYIDSLQDILSEIKGHQGNAIYKLFEKSRDYRNTITDRAKGSVEPSYAFSVDMADEVGAISTIAVILAAKGISIKNIGINNNRERGEGTLKIEFYDEAAMTAAWKRLEYYKYEMVRL comes from the coding sequence ATGGAAAAATTCACCATGAATGATACAACCATTGCCTTTATTGGTCTTGGCCTTATCGGTGGTTCCTTGGCTAAGGGAATTAAAAAAGCACGTCCGGATATCCGCATCATGGCCTATATGCGCACCCGTTCCAAACTGGAACAGGCTAAAAAAGACGGTATTGTAGATGTTATTTTAGACGGCATTGATGAGCAGCTAAAACAATGTGACCTGATCTTTTTATGTACACCGGTAGAATACAATGCACAATATCTGTCTAAGATCCGCTCCTATTTAAAACCGGGGGCTTTGATCACGGATGTTGGCAGCACCAAGACCGACATCCACAAAGAGATCCTGCGTCAGGGACTTACAGACTGTTTTGTAGGCGGACATCCCATGGCAGGTTCTGAAAAAACAGGCTATGAAAATGCAACTGACCATCTCCTTGAAAATGCTTATTATATTGTTACACCGCCAGAAGGTTTTAAGCAGAATGGCTGTGGATATGGCGATATTTCCCTGAAATACTCCGAAAATGTCAAACGTATTATCGCCGTTGCGCAGACTGTGGGGGCAATCCCCCTGGTACTGGATTATAAGGAACATGATACTGTAGTTGCCGCCATCAGCCATCTGCCTCATCTGGTTGCTTCCAGCCTTGTAAATCTGGTAAAAGACTCTGATTCACCTGCTGAAACCATGAAACAGGTAGCTGCCGGCGGTTTTAAGGACATTACACGTATTGCCTCTTCTTCCCCGGAAATGTGGGAACAGATCTGTATGACTAATTCAGAGCCTATTGCAGATATGCTGGAGCGCTACATTGATTCCCTTCAGGATATCCTTTCTGAAATAAAAGGTCATCAGGGAAATGCTATTTATAAACTGTTTGAAAAATCCAGGGATTACCGCAATACCATTACTGACCGTGCCAAAGGTTCTGTAGAACCATCCTACGCATTTTCTGTGGATATGGCCGATGAGGTTGGTGCTATCTCCACTATTGCTGTTATTCTGGCTGCCAAGGGCATCAGCATTAAAAATATTGGTATCAATAACAACAGGGAACGGGGCGAAGGCACCTTAAAGATTGAATTTTATGATGAAGCAGCTATGACCGCAGCCTGGAAACGGCTGGAATACTATAAATACGAAATGGTACGGCTGTAA
- the aroA gene encoding 3-phosphoshikimate 1-carboxyvinyltransferase: MEFRKSGPLKGEITVPGDKSISHRAVMFGSLAKGTTEITGFLQGADCLSTISCFESMGIAIENKEDIVLVHGNGLRGLKKPETVLDCGNSGTTTRLISGILSAQNFDVTLTGDASIQKRPMKRIMEPLSLMGADIVSVNGNGCAPLAIHGKALHGIHYTSKVASAQVKSSILLAGLYADGPTSVTEPYVSRNHSEIMLNLFGAHVTTTNTTATIEPASELHSRKINVPGDISSAAYFIAAGLMVPGSEILIKNVGINPTRDGILHVCKAMGADLTLLNVKEDEGEPVADILVRASSLHAAEIGGSIIPTLIDELPMIAALACFAQGTTVIRDAAELKVKESNRIAVMVENLSAMGADVTETEDGMIIHGGRPLHGAVIESHLDHRIAMTFAVTGLCAEGVTQINGAECVNISYPQFYQDLKNLI; the protein is encoded by the coding sequence ATGGAATTTAGAAAATCAGGCCCATTAAAAGGCGAGATCACTGTTCCGGGAGATAAATCCATTTCCCACCGCGCTGTGATGTTTGGCTCTCTTGCAAAGGGAACTACCGAAATTACCGGATTTTTACAGGGAGCAGACTGTCTGTCTACTATTTCCTGTTTTGAAAGTATGGGAATTGCTATTGAAAATAAAGAGGATATCGTCCTGGTACATGGAAATGGTCTTCGCGGCCTTAAAAAGCCGGAAACTGTATTAGACTGCGGAAACAGCGGCACTACTACCCGCCTGATCTCCGGTATCTTATCTGCACAGAACTTTGATGTAACTTTAACAGGTGACGCTTCTATCCAGAAACGTCCTATGAAGCGTATTATGGAACCGCTGTCCCTTATGGGGGCGGATATTGTCAGTGTAAATGGAAATGGCTGCGCACCTTTAGCTATCCACGGAAAAGCCCTTCACGGCATCCATTACACCTCTAAAGTAGCCTCTGCACAGGTAAAATCCTCTATTTTATTAGCAGGGCTTTACGCAGATGGCCCAACTTCCGTTACAGAGCCTTATGTATCCAGAAACCACTCTGAGATCATGTTAAATCTGTTCGGTGCTCATGTAACCACCACAAATACCACTGCTACCATTGAGCCAGCCAGTGAGCTGCACAGTAGAAAGATAAATGTACCTGGAGATATTTCTTCTGCTGCCTATTTTATCGCTGCAGGCCTTATGGTACCCGGCTCTGAGATCCTGATCAAAAACGTAGGCATTAATCCTACCAGAGACGGCATTCTTCATGTATGTAAGGCTATGGGAGCAGATCTTACTTTATTAAATGTAAAAGAAGACGAGGGAGAACCTGTTGCTGATATTTTAGTCCGCGCTTCTTCCCTTCACGCAGCAGAGATCGGCGGAAGCATTATCCCGACTCTTATTGATGAGCTGCCTATGATCGCAGCCTTGGCCTGCTTTGCACAGGGAACTACCGTGATCCGTGACGCAGCGGAATTAAAGGTAAAAGAGTCCAACCGGATTGCCGTAATGGTGGAAAATTTAAGTGCCATGGGAGCTGATGTAACGGAAACAGAGGACGGCATGATCATCCACGGCGGCAGACCGCTTCACGGTGCAGTGATTGAAAGCCACTTAGATCACCGTATTGCCATGACCTTTGCAGTAACAGGTCTCTGCGCAGAAGGCGTTACACAGATCAATGGGGCAGAATGTGTAAATATTTCTTATCCCCAGTTTTACCAGGATCTTAAGAATTTAATATAA